One stretch of Streptomyces sp. 135 DNA includes these proteins:
- a CDS encoding ATP-binding protein translates to MSIHEEGARRPRCVLPFEAAAEELHQLRKEVKRTLEQWGARDLADEAELVATELVTNVIKHVGEGASAALVLEVRGDRLRVEVHDKSRTVPALRVVCGEAECGRGLHLLASLCEEWGTLLTEAGKAVWCDLSIEPARHCMRVRRAALVLAEYRRVAGASSAVMPTSAVLEESVTDLITDLLHWLQAQGRDPDQTLDRAQMHFEAEADVA, encoded by the coding sequence ATGTCCATTCACGAAGAGGGTGCAAGGCGGCCGCGGTGCGTCTTGCCGTTTGAGGCGGCGGCTGAGGAGCTGCATCAGCTCCGCAAGGAGGTGAAGCGCACCCTGGAGCAGTGGGGTGCGCGAGACCTCGCTGACGAGGCGGAACTGGTCGCGACCGAGCTGGTGACAAACGTCATCAAGCACGTTGGTGAAGGGGCGTCTGCGGCCCTGGTCCTCGAGGTGAGAGGTGACCGCCTTCGGGTGGAGGTGCACGACAAGAGCCGTACTGTGCCGGCTCTGCGTGTGGTGTGCGGGGAAGCGGAATGCGGGCGTGGCCTCCACCTGCTGGCCTCCCTGTGTGAGGAGTGGGGCACCCTGCTCACGGAGGCCGGAAAGGCCGTCTGGTGTGACCTCTCCATTGAGCCGGCCCGCCACTGCATGCGGGTACGGCGGGCCGCGCTGGTCCTTGCGGAGTACCGACGAGTGGCCGGCGCGAGTTCTGCCGTAATGCCGACTTCCGCAGTTCTAGAGGAGTCGGTCACGGATTTGATCACCGACCTGCTGCATTGGCTACAGGCGCAGGGCAGGGACCCGGACCAGACGCTTGACCGGGCGCAGATGCACTTCGAGGCGGAGGCTGACGTGGCGTAG
- a CDS encoding helix-turn-helix transcriptional regulator, protein MSLRTTTRRRQLGAMMRKLRARKGLTLEEAGTLVGVSKATVSRYETQAGPVKWLVIDALCREYAASDAERRAVVALAKDVKQQGWWRSFTDSIPESMNLLLTLEDEAVREDHFSCVYVPGLLQTRAYSTAVQYANEMRLAPAEIERLVNIRMKRQEILNRADPPRLWAILDESVIRRVVGSPSTMRGQLDRLLEVNESPGITLQVLPFSKGAHSAALGSFVIIGGTEPALDVVYVDLHTGSLFLEKDEELERYRLAFDYLRAQALDMEASSSMIQRVRKEL, encoded by the coding sequence ATGTCGCTACGGACCACCACACGCCGACGCCAACTAGGCGCCATGATGCGAAAACTGCGCGCCCGCAAGGGCCTGACCCTTGAGGAAGCTGGCACCCTCGTCGGGGTGTCCAAGGCAACAGTTAGCCGGTATGAGACGCAGGCCGGCCCAGTCAAGTGGCTCGTGATCGATGCCCTTTGCCGCGAGTACGCGGCAAGCGATGCCGAACGCCGCGCGGTCGTGGCACTCGCCAAGGATGTCAAGCAGCAGGGATGGTGGAGATCGTTCACTGACTCGATCCCCGAGAGCATGAACCTCCTCCTCACGCTTGAGGACGAGGCAGTACGAGAGGACCACTTCTCGTGCGTCTACGTCCCTGGACTGCTGCAGACACGCGCTTACAGCACAGCCGTCCAGTACGCCAACGAAATGCGGCTCGCTCCAGCGGAGATTGAGCGGCTCGTGAACATCCGCATGAAGCGGCAGGAAATCCTTAACAGAGCGGACCCCCCTCGGCTGTGGGCCATCCTCGACGAGTCCGTCATCCGTCGCGTCGTCGGTTCCCCCTCAACCATGAGAGGCCAACTCGACCGCCTTCTCGAAGTGAACGAGTCGCCCGGCATCACGCTTCAGGTTCTGCCGTTTTCCAAAGGGGCTCACTCTGCCGCGCTCGGGAGCTTCGTGATCATCGGCGGTACTGAGCCAGCGCTGGATGTCGTGTACGTCGACCTCCACACGGGCTCACTCTTCCTGGAGAAGGACGAGGAACTGGAGCGCTACCGGCTTGCGTTCGACTACCTCCGCGCACAAGCGTTGGACATGGAAGCTTCCTCCTCCATGATTCAACGCGTCCGCAAGGAGCTGTAA
- a CDS encoding DUF397 domain-containing protein, whose protein sequence is MPVECLTPSALSWFKSSYSGGNTTECLEAAFLPRGVLIRDSKQADGPHLLVSSSAWARFVAVTVNRS, encoded by the coding sequence ATGCCTGTTGAGTGCCTGACGCCCTCAGCCCTCTCGTGGTTCAAGTCTTCGTACAGCGGGGGCAACACCACCGAGTGCCTAGAGGCCGCGTTCCTCCCTCGTGGCGTCCTTATACGCGACTCCAAGCAGGCGGATGGGCCCCACCTCCTGGTCTCCTCTTCGGCCTGGGCCCGGTTCGTCGCGGTTACGGTCAACCGTTCCTGA
- a CDS encoding nucleoside deaminase, whose protein sequence is MPYAPENDQDRTFLDHAIANSRRALDDGGKKPFGAVLVVGGEVVGDGVNSVVEMSDPTAHAEVMALRDAGRRLGRFSFPDGVLYASSEPCPMCLVACYWAGIPRVVYGATTRDAALNGHEDLQFYRDVALPNAERRLVDEVPVDGAPRSAAVDVLAAWAAAQPGPMEPKL, encoded by the coding sequence TTGCCCTACGCCCCCGAGAACGACCAGGACCGCACGTTCCTCGACCACGCCATCGCCAACTCCCGGCGCGCGCTGGACGACGGCGGCAAGAAGCCCTTCGGGGCCGTGCTCGTCGTGGGTGGGGAAGTGGTGGGGGACGGGGTCAACTCCGTCGTCGAGATGAGTGATCCGACCGCGCATGCCGAGGTCATGGCCCTGCGGGACGCCGGGCGGCGGCTCGGGCGGTTCTCCTTCCCGGACGGTGTGCTGTACGCGAGCAGTGAGCCCTGCCCCATGTGCCTCGTCGCCTGTTACTGGGCCGGGATTCCGCGCGTCGTCTATGGCGCCACCACCCGTGACGCCGCCCTCAACGGGCACGAGGACCTCCAGTTCTATCGCGACGTGGCGTTGCCCAACGCCGAGCGGCGGCTGGTGGACGAGGTGCCCGTCGACGGTGCGCCGCGGTCGGCCGCGGTGGATGTTCTCGCCGCGTGGGCGGCCGCGCAGCCCGGCCCCATGGAACCGAAGCTCTGA
- a CDS encoding helix-turn-helix domain-containing protein: MVAVLIRDGVLPMELGLVHQLLGTARSATTGDLLYDVRTCAPRPGRIRTDADFPVYAAHGLDVVAAADTVIVPASHESDESLGPGSLPPELVSALSPREARRVASICTGAFVLAAAGLLDGRRATTHWLSSDRFARTFPAVRVDADVLYVDEGEVLTSAGEAAGIDLCLHLIRSEHGAAVAAEVARRTVVPPHREGGQAQYIRRPLAEPRLTSTAGARAWALAHLAEPLTLADLAAVESMSVRTFSRRFREETGLTPMRWLTQRRVERARELLESTDHTVDRIAAEAGFGTGASLRQHFAAGVGVSPGVYRATFRGARAE; encoded by the coding sequence ATGGTGGCGGTCCTGATCAGGGACGGCGTACTCCCGATGGAGCTCGGCCTGGTGCACCAGCTGCTGGGCACGGCGCGCTCGGCGACGACCGGTGACCTCCTGTACGACGTCCGCACCTGCGCCCCGCGGCCCGGCAGGATCCGGACGGACGCGGACTTCCCGGTCTACGCGGCGCACGGCCTGGACGTGGTCGCGGCGGCGGACACGGTGATCGTCCCGGCGTCGCACGAGAGCGACGAGAGCCTGGGGCCGGGCTCCCTGCCCCCGGAGCTGGTCTCGGCCCTGTCGCCCCGGGAGGCCCGCCGGGTGGCGTCCATCTGCACGGGCGCGTTCGTCCTGGCGGCGGCCGGTCTCCTGGACGGCCGCCGGGCGACGACACACTGGCTGTCGTCGGACCGCTTCGCACGGACGTTCCCGGCGGTGCGGGTCGACGCGGACGTCCTCTACGTCGACGAGGGCGAGGTGCTCACCTCGGCGGGCGAGGCCGCGGGCATCGACCTGTGCCTGCATCTGATCCGCTCCGAGCACGGCGCGGCGGTCGCGGCGGAGGTGGCCCGCCGCACCGTCGTACCGCCCCACAGGGAGGGCGGCCAGGCCCAGTACATCCGACGCCCGCTGGCGGAACCGCGGCTGACGTCGACGGCGGGCGCCCGCGCCTGGGCCCTGGCACACCTCGCCGAACCCCTGACGCTGGCCGACCTGGCGGCGGTCGAATCGATGAGCGTACGCACCTTCAGCCGCCGCTTCCGCGAGGAGACGGGCCTGACGCCGATGCGGTGGCTGACGCAGCGCAGGGTGGAGCGGGCGCGCGAGCTCCTGGAGTCCACGGACCACACGGTCGACCGCATCGCGGCGGAGGCGGGCTTCGGCACGGGCGCGTCGCTGAGGCAGCACTTCGCGGCGGGGGTGGGGGTGTCGCCGGGGGTGTACCGGGCGACGTTCCGGGGGGCGCGGGCGGAGTGA
- a CDS encoding MFS transporter, which produces MTASSTPAAPPPPPGPGSGPGSGSEATVTTAVPARLDRLPWSRWHWMIVIGLGTVWILDGLEVTTVGNIASRLSEEGSGLAISSAQVTGIAAALYVAGACAGALFFGRLTDKFGRKKLFMVTLAVYLGATALTALSFDAWWFFLFRFLTGFGIGGEYAAINSAIDELIPSKYRGRVDLIINGSYWLGAIGGSLLSVVMLNTDIFPKDLGWRLTFAMGVVLGLVILLVRRHVPESPRWQFIHGRGEEAEGLVSAVEREIEAEKGKPLPPPAGEITIHQRKSIGFGLIAKTVFRDYPKRAVLGLSLFIGQAFLYNAITFGFGAILTKFFDIPSGSTGYYFAVIAAGNFLGPLFLGKLFDTVGRRIMISSTYIVSGVLLFVTAWLFDRGSLSAVTLTACWCVVLFFASAGASSAYLTVSEIFPMETRAMAIAFFYAIGTAAGGISGPLIFAKLTESGVVGDTVLAFQIGAGLMCAAGLVAAAFAVKAERRSLEDIAAPLSMVAPEAGPGGGRQGRESGVTP; this is translated from the coding sequence ATGACCGCGTCGTCCACGCCCGCCGCGCCCCCGCCGCCTCCTGGCCCTGGCTCCGGCCCCGGCTCGGGCTCCGAGGCCACCGTCACCACGGCCGTGCCGGCCCGCCTCGACCGCCTGCCCTGGTCCCGCTGGCACTGGATGATCGTCATCGGCCTCGGCACGGTCTGGATCCTGGACGGGCTCGAAGTCACCACCGTGGGCAACATCGCGAGCCGCCTCTCCGAGGAGGGCAGCGGCCTGGCGATCAGCTCCGCCCAGGTCACCGGCATCGCGGCGGCCCTGTATGTGGCGGGCGCCTGCGCCGGGGCGCTGTTCTTCGGCCGGCTCACCGACAAGTTCGGCCGCAAGAAGCTGTTCATGGTGACCCTCGCGGTGTACCTCGGCGCCACCGCCCTCACGGCGCTCTCCTTCGACGCCTGGTGGTTCTTCCTCTTCCGGTTCCTGACCGGCTTCGGCATCGGCGGCGAGTACGCGGCCATCAACTCGGCGATCGACGAGCTGATCCCGTCCAAGTACCGCGGCCGCGTCGACCTCATCATCAACGGCAGCTACTGGCTGGGCGCGATCGGCGGCTCGCTGCTCTCCGTCGTCATGCTCAACACCGACATCTTCCCCAAGGATCTCGGCTGGCGGCTCACCTTCGCCATGGGCGTCGTCCTCGGCCTGGTGATCCTCCTCGTACGCCGCCACGTCCCGGAGAGCCCGCGCTGGCAGTTCATCCACGGCCGGGGGGAGGAGGCGGAGGGCCTCGTCTCGGCGGTGGAGAGGGAGATCGAGGCGGAGAAGGGGAAGCCGCTGCCGCCGCCCGCCGGTGAGATCACCATCCACCAGCGCAAGAGCATCGGCTTCGGCCTGATCGCCAAGACGGTCTTCCGCGACTACCCGAAGCGCGCGGTCCTCGGCCTGTCCCTCTTCATCGGACAGGCGTTCCTGTACAACGCGATCACCTTCGGCTTCGGCGCGATCCTGACCAAGTTCTTCGACATCCCCTCGGGCAGCACCGGTTACTACTTCGCCGTCATCGCCGCGGGCAACTTCCTGGGCCCGCTCTTCCTCGGCAAACTGTTCGACACGGTGGGCCGCAGGATCATGATCTCGTCTACGTACATCGTCTCCGGCGTCCTGCTCTTCGTCACGGCCTGGCTCTTCGACCGGGGCTCGCTGAGCGCGGTGACGCTCACGGCGTGCTGGTGCGTCGTCCTGTTCTTCGCGTCGGCGGGCGCGAGCAGCGCGTATCTGACCGTCTCCGAGATCTTCCCGATGGAGACCCGGGCCATGGCCATCGCCTTCTTCTACGCGATCGGCACGGCGGCCGGCGGCATCAGCGGCCCGCTGATCTTCGCCAAGCTGACCGAGTCGGGCGTCGTCGGCGACACGGTCCTCGCCTTCCAGATCGGCGCGGGGCTGATGTGCGCGGCGGGCCTTGTGGCGGCGGCGTTCGCGGTCAAGGCGGAGAGGCGGTCGCTGGAGGACATCGCGGCGCCGCTGTCCATGGTGGCGCCGGAGGCGGGGCCCGGCGGGGGGCGGCAGGGACGGGAGAGCGGGGTGACGCCTTAG
- a CDS encoding DUF445 domain-containing protein, translating to MKITATGLLVFVALVYVLAKWAQHSGAGAWTGYVAAAAEAGMVGALADWFAVTALFRHPLGLPIPHTAIIPNKKDQLGASLGDFVGENFLSADVVRGRLHAVGIGGRLGTWLAQPAHADRVTAELATALRGALTVLRDSDVQAVVGEAITRRADAQEIAPGIGKMLEKIVADGGHRRVVDLVCVRAHDWLVEHADSVMDAVQGGAPGWTPRFVDKKVGDRVYKELLRFVTEMRDMPEHPARGAVDRFLADFAADLQSDSDTRERVERLKREVLGRGEVQDLIASAWSAVRSMIVAAAEDERSELRMRVRASLLSLGARMAQDGRLQQKVDGWVEGAAVYVVTTYRAEITSLITDTVAGWDAEHTSKKIEAHIGRDLQFIRINGTVVGSLAGLAIYTVSRLFVG from the coding sequence ATGAAGATCACGGCGACGGGACTGCTCGTCTTCGTCGCGCTCGTCTACGTACTGGCGAAGTGGGCACAGCACTCCGGAGCCGGCGCCTGGACGGGGTACGTCGCGGCGGCCGCCGAGGCCGGCATGGTCGGCGCGCTTGCCGACTGGTTCGCCGTGACGGCGCTCTTCCGGCACCCGCTCGGCCTGCCCATCCCGCACACGGCGATCATCCCGAACAAGAAGGACCAGCTGGGCGCCTCCCTCGGTGACTTCGTGGGGGAGAACTTCCTCTCCGCCGACGTCGTACGAGGCCGCCTGCACGCCGTGGGCATCGGCGGCCGCCTCGGCACCTGGCTGGCCCAGCCCGCGCACGCCGACCGCGTGACGGCCGAACTGGCCACGGCGCTCAGGGGCGCGCTGACCGTCCTGCGCGACTCCGACGTGCAGGCCGTCGTCGGCGAGGCCATCACGCGCCGCGCCGACGCCCAGGAGATCGCCCCGGGCATCGGGAAGATGCTGGAGAAGATCGTCGCCGACGGCGGCCACCGCAGGGTCGTCGACCTGGTCTGCGTACGCGCCCACGACTGGCTGGTCGAGCACGCCGACTCGGTGATGGACGCGGTGCAGGGCGGGGCGCCCGGCTGGACCCCGCGGTTCGTCGACAAGAAGGTCGGCGACCGCGTCTACAAGGAACTGCTGCGCTTCGTCACCGAGATGCGGGACATGCCGGAGCACCCCGCGCGCGGGGCCGTCGACCGCTTCCTCGCCGACTTCGCCGCCGACCTCCAGTCCGACTCGGACACGCGGGAGCGCGTGGAGCGCCTCAAGCGGGAGGTCCTCGGGCGCGGTGAGGTGCAGGACCTCATCGCCTCCGCCTGGTCGGCCGTGCGGTCCATGATCGTGGCCGCCGCCGAGGACGAGCGCAGCGAGTTGCGGATGCGCGTGCGGGCCTCGCTGCTCTCGCTCGGCGCCCGGATGGCGCAGGACGGCCGGCTCCAGCAGAAGGTGGACGGCTGGGTCGAGGGCGCGGCGGTGTACGTCGTCACGACCTACCGGGCCGAGATCACCTCCCTGATCACGGACACCGTGGCGGGCTGGGACGCGGAGCACACCTCGAAGAAGATCGAGGCGCACATCGGGCGGGACCTCCAGTTCATCCGGATCAACGGCACGGTGGTCGGCTCTCTGGCGGGGCTGGCGATCTATACGGTGTCGCGGTTGTTCGTGGGGTAG
- a CDS encoding SGNH/GDSL hydrolase family protein, with the protein MTKRHGYALLAAVIAVIVVISAAIYVGVAGTDDGSQDTISAGPQGPRNSAAPASSGTWVGSWSASPAGYEPGTERKGFAGRSIRNVVHTSVGGESVRITLSNLYGTTPLSITHASVALASASNDPAAAPGTLRRLTFNGNTSVVIPPGAQVMSDGARLRVPHDSDLLVTTYSPTPSGPVTYHPHARQISFVAEGDRTEDAAGDAYTEQSPYWRYLSAVDVLSTETDGTVVVFGDSITDGITSTMGANRRWTDVLADRLREESGAPRYGVVNQGISGNRILSDGRGRPAVNPSGLSRFDRDVLDRTGVKAVVIALGVNDILRNPHQNDPDRIVEGLRELTRQAHTRGLRVVGATLMPFGGHRGYEPALEAVRQSVNEQIRSGRVFDEFVDFDRALRDPYDPRTLREQYDSGDHLHPSDAGYRKMAETFNLSHLKGSAAAQL; encoded by the coding sequence ATGACCAAGCGACACGGTTATGCCCTTCTCGCCGCGGTCATCGCGGTCATAGTGGTGATTTCCGCCGCCATATACGTCGGCGTCGCCGGCACCGACGACGGCTCGCAGGACACCATCAGCGCGGGTCCGCAGGGCCCCCGCAACTCCGCCGCCCCCGCCTCCTCCGGCACCTGGGTCGGCTCCTGGTCCGCCTCGCCCGCGGGGTACGAACCGGGCACGGAACGCAAGGGGTTCGCAGGCCGCTCCATCCGCAACGTCGTGCACACCAGCGTCGGCGGCGAGAGCGTCCGCATCACCCTGTCGAACCTCTACGGAACCACGCCGCTGAGCATCACCCACGCCTCCGTCGCGCTGGCCTCCGCGTCGAACGACCCGGCCGCGGCCCCCGGCACGCTGCGCCGCCTCACGTTCAACGGCAACACCTCGGTGGTGATCCCGCCGGGCGCCCAGGTGATGAGCGACGGTGCCCGGCTGCGGGTCCCGCACGACAGCGACCTGCTGGTGACGACGTACTCGCCGACGCCCTCGGGCCCGGTGACGTACCACCCGCACGCGCGCCAGATCAGCTTCGTCGCCGAGGGCGACCGCACCGAGGACGCGGCGGGCGACGCCTACACCGAGCAGAGCCCCTACTGGCGCTACCTCTCCGCGGTCGACGTGCTGAGCACCGAGACCGACGGCACCGTCGTCGTCTTCGGCGACTCCATCACCGACGGCATCACGTCCACGATGGGCGCCAACCGCCGCTGGACCGACGTCCTCGCCGACCGCCTGCGCGAGGAGTCGGGCGCGCCCCGCTACGGCGTCGTCAACCAGGGCATCAGCGGCAACCGCATCCTGTCCGACGGCCGCGGGCGGCCCGCCGTCAACCCGTCGGGCCTCTCCCGCTTCGACCGTGACGTGCTCGACCGCACGGGCGTGAAGGCCGTGGTCATAGCCCTCGGCGTCAACGACATCCTGCGCAACCCGCACCAGAACGACCCGGACCGCATCGTCGAGGGCCTGCGCGAGCTGACCCGGCAGGCGCACACGCGCGGCCTGCGCGTCGTCGGCGCGACGCTGATGCCGTTCGGCGGCCACCGCGGCTACGAGCCCGCGCTCGAAGCGGTCCGCCAGTCGGTGAACGAGCAGATCCGCTCGGGCCGGGTCTTCGACGAGTTCGTCGACTTCGACCGCGCCCTGCGCGACCCGTACGACCCGCGCACGCTGCGCGAGCAGTACGACTCGGGCGACCACCTGCACCCGTCCGACGCGGGCTACCGCAAGATGGCGGAGACCTTCAACCTCTCGCACCTCAAGGGCTCGGCGGCGGCACAACTCTGA
- a CDS encoding DUF1707 domain-containing protein gives MSDAASSGGTSHGPAGPELPDLRAADADRERVAELLRDALAEGRLDMSEFEERLDATYKARTYGELEPITRDLPTHGAAKVSMVKRPGSPESDAPATIDWAGRMVDGEPSSVGGFAFWSGFSRKGGWVVGRQFTAFAMWGGGEIDLREAYFTERDVEIRCFTVMGGLQVIVPPEMNVVVRGFGIMGGFDDKATGVGTPGSPRVVVKGFALMGGVGVDRKLRKAEKLRLKEERRREKLERREARRAAQLERHRLGHGERHELHARKREKRREGPPRVTGSQDVPQDSPGDSQ, from the coding sequence ATGAGTGACGCTGCATCCTCCGGGGGAACATCGCACGGACCCGCCGGGCCCGAACTGCCCGACCTGCGGGCCGCCGACGCCGACCGTGAGCGGGTCGCCGAGCTGCTGCGGGACGCGCTGGCCGAGGGCCGCCTCGACATGTCGGAGTTCGAGGAGCGCCTGGACGCCACGTACAAGGCCCGCACCTACGGCGAGCTGGAGCCGATCACCCGCGACCTGCCCACGCACGGGGCCGCCAAGGTGTCCATGGTGAAGCGGCCCGGGAGCCCCGAGAGCGATGCCCCGGCCACCATCGACTGGGCGGGGCGGATGGTGGACGGCGAACCGTCCTCGGTCGGCGGCTTCGCCTTCTGGAGCGGGTTCAGCCGCAAGGGCGGCTGGGTCGTGGGGCGGCAGTTCACCGCGTTCGCGATGTGGGGCGGCGGCGAGATCGACCTGCGCGAGGCGTACTTCACCGAGCGCGACGTGGAGATCCGCTGCTTCACCGTGATGGGCGGCCTCCAGGTCATCGTGCCGCCCGAGATGAACGTCGTCGTCCGCGGCTTCGGGATCATGGGCGGCTTCGACGACAAGGCGACCGGTGTGGGCACCCCCGGCTCGCCCCGCGTGGTCGTCAAGGGCTTCGCCCTGATGGGCGGCGTCGGCGTCGACCGCAAGCTGCGCAAGGCCGAGAAGCTGCGGCTCAAGGAGGAGCGGCGGCGCGAGAAGCTGGAGCGCCGGGAGGCGCGTCGTGCGGCGCAGCTGGAGCGGCATCGCCTGGGGCACGGGGAGCGGCATGAGTTGCATGCGCGTAAGCGTGAGAAGCGGCGGGAGGGGCCGCCGCGGGTGACTGGGTCGCAGGATGTGCCGCAGGACAGCCCTGGGGATTCGCAGTAG
- a CDS encoding ABC transporter ATP-binding protein — METDLIELDGVEKVFDVRRKTGFLRRERHEVRAVDGISFTVPRGEMVGYIGPNGAGKSTTIKMLTGILTPSGGRLRVAGIDPSRDRTRLARRIGVVFGQRTTLWWDLPLIDSYRLTHRMYRIPDARYRENLDRCVELLELGALLDVPVRQLSLGQRMRGDIAAALLHDPEVLYLDEPTIGLDVISKAKVRQFLRDLNAESGTTVLLTTHDLTDIEQLCKRVMVIDHGRLMYDGPLAGLHEVGESERTLVVDLERELPPIEVESARVVKVEGPRQWLAFPAAESAAPLVARIADRYPMVDLSVREPDIEAVIAKMYADKVTS, encoded by the coding sequence ATGGAAACCGACCTCATCGAGCTGGACGGCGTCGAGAAGGTCTTCGACGTCCGCAGGAAGACGGGCTTCCTGCGGCGCGAGCGGCACGAGGTGCGGGCGGTCGACGGCATCTCCTTCACCGTGCCGCGCGGCGAGATGGTGGGCTACATCGGGCCGAACGGCGCGGGAAAGTCGACGACGATCAAGATGCTGACGGGGATCCTGACGCCGAGCGGCGGCCGGCTGCGCGTGGCGGGCATCGACCCGTCCCGCGACCGCACCCGCCTCGCCCGGCGCATCGGCGTGGTCTTCGGCCAGCGCACCACCCTCTGGTGGGACCTGCCGCTCATCGACTCGTACCGCCTGACGCACCGCATGTACCGCATCCCGGACGCCCGCTACCGCGAGAACCTCGACCGGTGCGTGGAGCTGCTCGAACTGGGCGCGCTGCTGGACGTGCCCGTGCGCCAGCTCTCGCTCGGCCAGCGGATGCGCGGCGACATCGCGGCGGCGCTCCTGCACGACCCGGAGGTGCTCTACCTGGACGAGCCGACGATCGGCCTTGACGTCATCAGCAAGGCGAAGGTGCGCCAGTTCCTGCGTGATCTGAACGCGGAGTCCGGCACCACCGTCCTGCTCACCACCCATGACCTCACTGACATCGAGCAGCTCTGCAAGCGCGTGATGGTCATCGACCACGGGCGCCTGATGTACGACGGTCCGCTGGCCGGCCTGCACGAGGTGGGTGAGAGCGAGCGCACCCTCGTCGTGGACCTGGAGCGTGAACTGCCGCCCATCGAGGTCGAGTCGGCGCGGGTGGTGAAGGTGGAGGGCCCGCGCCAGTGGCTCGCCTTCCCGGCGGCGGAGTCGGCGGCTCCCCTTGTCGCGCGGATCGCGGACCGGTACCCCATGGTCGATCTCTCGGTCAGGGAGCCGGACATCGAGGCGGTCATCGCCAAGATGTACGCGGACAAGGTGACCTCGTAG
- a CDS encoding ABC transporter permease — MADPSRVRFRRAQVRDGLRAYRLISAMWVRSLMAYRLSFAMTALGNFAVTAFDFAAILLMFSQVDRLGGYSLAEIAFLYGASCTAFGLADLSLGSMDRLGKRVRDGTLDTLLVRPAPVIAQVAADRFGLHRIGRLTQGALVLTYALVVLDIDWTVVKVLTVPMMLLGGAGIFGALFVAGAAFQFVARDAAEVQNAFTYGGTTLLQYPPTVFAKDLVRGVTFVLPLAFVNWLPALYVLGRPYPLDLPVWVAFTPPLVAAGCLALAGLAWRTGLRSYRSTGS, encoded by the coding sequence GTGGCTGACCCGTCCCGGGTGCGCTTCCGGCGGGCCCAGGTGCGCGACGGCCTGCGCGCCTACCGGCTGATCTCCGCCATGTGGGTCCGCTCCCTCATGGCCTACCGCCTGTCCTTCGCGATGACCGCGCTCGGCAACTTCGCGGTGACCGCCTTCGACTTCGCGGCGATCCTGCTGATGTTCTCCCAGGTGGACCGGCTCGGCGGCTACTCGCTGGCCGAGATCGCCTTCCTGTACGGCGCCTCGTGCACCGCCTTCGGCCTCGCCGACCTCTCGCTGGGCTCCATGGACCGCCTCGGCAAGCGGGTGCGCGACGGCACCCTCGACACGCTCCTCGTGCGGCCCGCCCCGGTCATCGCCCAGGTCGCCGCCGACCGCTTCGGGCTGCACCGGATCGGCCGGCTCACGCAGGGCGCGCTCGTCCTCACGTACGCGCTGGTGGTCCTGGACATCGACTGGACCGTGGTGAAGGTCCTGACGGTGCCGATGATGCTGCTCGGCGGGGCGGGGATCTTCGGGGCGCTGTTCGTGGCGGGCGCGGCCTTCCAGTTCGTGGCGCGGGACGCGGCCGAGGTGCAGAACGCCTTCACGTACGGCGGCACGACGCTGCTCCAGTACCCGCCGACCGTCTTCGCCAAGGACCTGGTGCGCGGCGTCACCTTCGTCCTGCCGCTCGCCTTCGTGAACTGGCTGCCCGCCCTGTACGTCCTCGGGCGGCCCTATCCGCTCGACCTGCCGGTGTGGGTGGCGTTCACGCCGCCGCTGGTGGCCGCGGGCTGCCTCGCCCTCGCCGGGCTCGCCTGGCGCACGGGTCTTCGTTCGTACCGCAGCACAGGGAGCTGA